GGAAGGTGTCGCCGTTGCGTGAGAGCACCACAGCGGCGATCTCGTCGACCGGCCGCTCGGCGAGCGGCGACGGGTTGTCCGGGTACTCCAGCTCACCACCCATCGGCGTGATCACCCGGTTGAGCCACGCCTCGCTACCGGCCTGCGGCGCGACCCAGAAGTCCATGCCGGCGATCTGACCGGCCGGTGGCACGTACCCCGGCGGATGGGTCGGTACGTCGTCCGGCGGCTTCAGACCGAACGACGACCCGTTGGCCGCCACCAGGGCACCGGCGACAGCCATCACCAGTACGACGATGACGGCGACGATCACCTGGCTACGACGCCTCTTGCGCCGGATCGACAGGCCGCCGGCCCAGGCCGCGTCGGCCAGGTCCGGCTCGGGTACGCCGCCGATCGCCTGCTCCAGCAGGGGTCCGACGTCTTCGCGCCTCATCGCCGCTCCGCCGGGTTCCGCCAGTCGCCCAGGCCCAGCCCGGTACGGAACCGGCTGAGCGCCGTCTGGCCGTGCCCGTGCACGGCGGTGTGCGACAGGTTGAGCAGATCGCCGATCTCGAACTCGGTCAGCTCCTCGTAGTGCAGCAAGACGAACACAGTCCGCTGGACGGGGGTCAGCTCGGCCAGCGCCACCAGTGTGGTGTCGTCGCCGGGCGGCGCGACCTTCAGACGGCGCCAGCGCGACAGCGCCGGCTGGTAGAGCAGGCGCTGGACGAACACGTCCGGGTCGTCCGGCCGGCCCCACACCAGCGCCAGGCGGCTGAAGGCGTGCAGCAGCAGTTCTTCAGCCCGCGCCTGGTCGCCGTAGACGAGGGCGGCGGTTCGGAGCCACCTGCCCTGCCGCGCATCGACGTACGAGGCGAAATCGGGGTCGATCGAGTCGCGCATCCACCCTCCCGCCCCTATTCAACTCCTCAACTACTGCGCGCGGCCACAGCCAATCGGGTGTCTTCTCCGACCAGCTCGCCGTTGATCGCGGCTCCCGCGGAGAATCCGGCCGCCGCGGAGGTGACCACCTGGCCCATCGGGTCGGTCACGTTGCCCGCGACCCACACGCCCGGGACGCTGGTCGTCCCACCCGGTCCGGCCTCGACAGCGGTCCCGATGACGAACCCGCGGACCTCCCGGTCGACCGCCTTGAGCCCCAGCTCGTCCAGGAAGTCCGCACGCGCCCGCAGCGAGGTCTGCACGGCCAGAGCCTGCCGCGGGATCACCCTGCCGCCCTGCAGCCGTACGCCGGTCAGCCGGTCGTCGGTGACCTCCACCTGCTCCACAACGCCTTGCACCACAGAGATGCCGCGTGCGGCCAGCTCTTCCCACTCCTGCTCGGTCGGCTCCGGGCCGGTGTGCAGGAACAGCGTCACGTCGTCGCTCAGCTGGCGGAACATCATCGTCTGGTGCACAGCCATCGGCCCGGTCGCCAGTACGCCGATGGCCTGGTCCCGCACCTCCCAGCCGTGGCAGAACGGGCAGTGCAGCACGTCCCGCCCGAACCGCTCGGCCAGCCCCGGTACGTCGGGCAGCTGGTCGGTCAGACCGGTGGTCACCAGCAGGCGCCGCGACTCGAACCTCTGGCCGTCCGCGGTCTCGACCGCGAAGCCCTCAGACAAGGCCCGGGCCGACGTGACCGTCCCGGTGAGCACCTCCCCGCCGTACCCGGTCACCTCCTGGCGGCCGAGCGCGGTCAGCTCCAGCGGCGGGATGCCGTCGCGGGTCAGGTAGTTGTGCACCCCGTCGGCGGGAGCGTTGCGCGGGTCACCCTGGTCGATCACCAGCACCGACCGGCGGGACCGGACCAGCGGCAGCGCCCCGCTCAGCCCGGCCACTCCGCCGCCGACCACGATCACGTCGTACATGTTCGTCTCCTCTTCTAGGTCTGGTCACAGCATCCGCAGAGTTCTCGAAAATGACAAAGATCTTTGCCAAGATGGCAACATGAGCGAATTCGACGACGTGCTCGAGGCGGTCGGCCCCCGGCTGCGCAGGCTGCGCCAGGAGCGCGGGACCACGCTGACCGACCTCGCGACCTCCACCGGGATCTCGATCAGCACCCTGTCCCGGCTGGAGTCCGGTCAGCGCCGCCCGACGCTGGAGCTGCTGCTGCCGCTGGCCCGCGCGCACCAGGTCCAGCTGGACGAGCTGGTGGACGCTCCACCGACCGGTGACCCGCGCATCCACCCCAAGCCGATCAAGCGGCACCACGGCGCGATCGTGATCCCACTGAGCCGGCGGCCCGGTGGGCTGCAGGCCTTCAAGCAGATCGCGCCCCCGGGCTGGCCGGGCGGTGAGGTCAAGCAGCAGACCCATGAGGGCTACGACTGGGTCTACGTGCTGTCCGGCCAGTTGCGCCTGGTCCTGGACGACAAGGACTTCATCCTCAAGGAGGGTGAGGTCGCCGAGTTCGACACCCGCGTCCCGCACTGGTTCGGCAACCCGGGCCCGGAGCCGGTCGAGATGCTCGGCCTGTTCGGCCCGCAGGGAGAGCGACTGCACGTACGCGCCAAGTCACAGTAGGCTGCGGCCGCGAAACTCGAACGAAAGGACCTGACCTGTGAGCGTCGCGCTCTTCACCCTCGGCGGCACCATCTCCGTGGCTGGCGGTTCGAACCGGTTGACCGGGGCCGAGCTGACCGCCGCGGTGCCGGGCCTGGCCGACCTCGGGTCGGTGCTGGAGGTGCAGGACGTCGAGTCCGTCCCCAGCGGGAACCTCACGCTGGCCACGATGCTGGACGTCGTCGACGCCGCGTCGAAGGCCGTCAGCGCCGGTGCGTCAGGTGTCGTGGTCACGCAGGGCACGGACACGCTGGAGGAGACCGCGTTCGTGGTCGACCAGGTCTGGCCGCACCCACACCCGTTCGTGCTGACCGGTGCCATGCGCAACCCCACCCTGGCTGGTCCGGACGGCCCGGCCAACCTGCTGGCCGCGGCACGCGTCGCCTGTTCCCCTGCTGCCCGGGACCTCGGTGCACTAGTCGTGTTCAACGACCAGATCCACGCCGCCCGCTGGGTCCGCAAGACGCACAGCACCAGTACGGCGACCTTCGCGTCGCCCAACGCCGGCCCGATCGGCCACGTGGTCGAGGACCAGGTCCGCATCCTCACGAAGCCCGCCCGCCAGGACGGCGTACCGGGGCGTCCTGAAGCCGCTGACCTGGACGCCGCTCGCGTAGCGCTCTACACCGTCACCCTGGACGACGACGGGCTGCTGCTCCAAGGACTCGCCGACACTCACCAGGGGCTCGTCGTCGCGGGCTACGGCGTCGGCCACGTCCCGTCGGCGCTCGCGCCGGTGCTGGGCGCACTGGCTGAGCGCATGCCCGTCGTACTGACGTCGCGGACCGGTGGCGGCTCAGTGCTGCGCAGCACATACAAGGCCGTCGGCTCCGAGTCCGACCTGCTCGGCCGGGGCCTCATCGACGGCGGCTTCCTCGACCCCTACAAGGCGCGGGTGCTGCTGAGGTTGCTGCTGGCAACAGGTGAGGGCCTGGACGAGATCACTGCGGCTTTCGCGCAGCACCACTGACCGCGGCGGCCTTCAGCGTCAGGTAGTCCCGCTCCGGCAAGCTCGTCGTACGGCGGGCCGCTGCGCGGAAGTGCTCGGCGGCGGCTTCCGTGTCACCCCGCATCTCCCGCAGATGACCCCGTACGGCGTCCAGCCGGTAGTGGCCACCCAGCGGTTCGTCCAGCGGCTCCAGCATCGCCAGG
The Kribbella italica DNA segment above includes these coding regions:
- a CDS encoding NAD(P)/FAD-dependent oxidoreductase, with translation MYDVIVVGGGVAGLSGALPLVRSRRSVLVIDQGDPRNAPADGVHNYLTRDGIPPLELTALGRQEVTGYGGEVLTGTVTSARALSEGFAVETADGQRFESRRLLVTTGLTDQLPDVPGLAERFGRDVLHCPFCHGWEVRDQAIGVLATGPMAVHQTMMFRQLSDDVTLFLHTGPEPTEQEWEELAARGISVVQGVVEQVEVTDDRLTGVRLQGGRVIPRQALAVQTSLRARADFLDELGLKAVDREVRGFVIGTAVEAGPGGTTSVPGVWVAGNVTDPMGQVVTSAAAGFSAGAAINGELVGEDTRLAVAARSS
- a CDS encoding helix-turn-helix transcriptional regulator, coding for MSEFDDVLEAVGPRLRRLRQERGTTLTDLATSTGISISTLSRLESGQRRPTLELLLPLARAHQVQLDELVDAPPTGDPRIHPKPIKRHHGAIVIPLSRRPGGLQAFKQIAPPGWPGGEVKQQTHEGYDWVYVLSGQLRLVLDDKDFILKEGEVAEFDTRVPHWFGNPGPEPVEMLGLFGPQGERLHVRAKSQ
- a CDS encoding sigma factor-like helix-turn-helix DNA-binding protein, whose product is MRDSIDPDFASYVDARQGRWLRTAALVYGDQARAEELLLHAFSRLALVWGRPDDPDVFVQRLLYQPALSRWRRLKVAPPGDDTTLVALAELTPVQRTVFVLLHYEELTEFEIGDLLNLSHTAVHGHGQTALSRFRTGLGLGDWRNPAERR
- a CDS encoding asparaginase domain-containing protein, giving the protein MSVALFTLGGTISVAGGSNRLTGAELTAAVPGLADLGSVLEVQDVESVPSGNLTLATMLDVVDAASKAVSAGASGVVVTQGTDTLEETAFVVDQVWPHPHPFVLTGAMRNPTLAGPDGPANLLAAARVACSPAARDLGALVVFNDQIHAARWVRKTHSTSTATFASPNAGPIGHVVEDQVRILTKPARQDGVPGRPEAADLDAARVALYTVTLDDDGLLLQGLADTHQGLVVAGYGVGHVPSALAPVLGALAERMPVVLTSRTGGGSVLRSTYKAVGSESDLLGRGLIDGGFLDPYKARVLLRLLLATGEGLDEITAAFAQHH